The DNA sequence GCAAGCCCAATAGTTTGGCGCGGTTGCCTTCGACGTCAGTCAGGGAATCCAGCAGATACAGCATGCCGCCGCATTCGGCGAGCAGCGGTTTACCGGCTTCATGGTGAGCACGGATCGCCGCCAGCATCGGCGCGTTCCGGGCCAACGCAAGGTGATGCAGCTCCGGATAACCGCCGGGCAGGTAAAGACTGTCCGCCTCGGGCAGCGCGGTGTCATGGATTGGCGAAAAAAAGCTCAACTGCGCGCCCATGGCCCGCAGCAGATCCAGGCTCGCGCCATAGGTGAAGGCAAACGCTTCGTCCCGAGCCACGGCGATGCGCACACCGTCGAGCCACGGCAGCGGGTTGATCACCTCGGGCGCGGCGAATTCGACCGCTGGCGGCAGTGCCACCTCGCAACTGCCGGCCAGGGCCTCGGCTGCCGCATCGAGGCGCAGGTCGAGGTCGTTCAACTCGCTGGCCTGGACCAGCCCGAGGTGGCGACTGGGCAATTCAATGCCGGTTTCCCGGGACAGCGCGCCATACCAACGCAGGCCTTCGGTCAGGCTGCCTTCGAGCAACTGCGCGTGGCGCAAGGTGCCGACCCGGTTAGCCAATACGCCAGCGAACGGCAAGTCCGGTTGATAACGCGCCAGGCCCAGGGCCAGGGCGCCGAAGGTCTGGGCCATGGCCGTGCCATCGATCACCGCCAGCACTGGCACGCCAAAATGCCGGGCCAGGTCAGCGCTGGACGGAGTGCCGTCGAACAGCCCCATCACCCCTTCGATCAGGATCAGGTCCGCTTCGGCGGCGGCTTCCCACAACAACCGGCGACTTTCCTGCTCACCGACCATCCACATGTCCAACTGATAGACCGGCGCGCCGCTGGCACGCTCGAGGATCATCGGGTCGAGAAAGTCCGGACCGCACTTGAAGACGCGCACCTTGCGCCCCTGATTGCGATGCAAGCGGGCCAGGGCGGCGGTAACGGTAGTCTTGCCTTGCCCCGAGGCCGGGGCGGCGATCAGCACCGCCGGACAGCGGCGGCTTGTCAGGCAAGGGTTACTCACAGTTCGACGCCTTTCTGCGCCTTGATACCGGCCTGGAACGCGTGCTTGATCATGCCCATCTCGGTGACGGTGTCGGCCAGTTCGATCATTTCCGGCTTGGCGCCGCGACCGGTCACTACCA is a window from the Pseudomonas brassicacearum genome containing:
- a CDS encoding cobyrinate a,c-diamide synthase is translated as MSNPCLTSRRCPAVLIAAPASGQGKTTVTAALARLHRNQGRKVRVFKCGPDFLDPMILERASGAPVYQLDMWMVGEQESRRLLWEAAAEADLILIEGVMGLFDGTPSSADLARHFGVPVLAVIDGTAMAQTFGALALGLARYQPDLPFAGVLANRVGTLRHAQLLEGSLTEGLRWYGALSRETGIELPSRHLGLVQASELNDLDLRLDAAAEALAGSCEVALPPAVEFAAPEVINPLPWLDGVRIAVARDEAFAFTYGASLDLLRAMGAQLSFFSPIHDTALPEADSLYLPGGYPELHHLALARNAPMLAAIRAHHEAGKPLLAECGGMLYLLDSLTDVEGNRAKLLGLLAGEAQMQKRLAALALQAVDLPEGTLRGHTYHHSLTSTELAPIARGHSPNGGRGAEAVFRLGRMTASYVHFYFPSNPRAIAALFAPDLEAAFASKLAPTFDHLNPVGASLLAKRP